CTGGTCTGTCATGCCCGCCAACTGCTGCTTCAATGCCTGGTTGTCTTTGAGCGCCTCGTAGTCGGTGCCGTTCAGGACTGAGCGCAGTCCGGTCAGGGCTTCTTCGACTTTAGTGTCGCCAAAGATATTGAGGTCTTTGAACCAATCCTCCACCCGGCGTACGCTCTCCAGGGTGTCGTTCCGTACGATCCGCCCTTCCTTCAGCCGACTGGAGAGATTGGTCACCACCTCCAGGACCTTCTTACGGAGATAGATCACCGCCTCTTCCACCATCTCCTCATACCTGCTCTGAAGTTCCTCCTTGGCCCGCTGGTAGGCCTCGATGACTTCCGGAGCGCTCCCTTCCTTGATCTCCGCGCCCTTGATGTCAAAGACACTCCAAAAAAAGTCGAACTTTCTCTTAAGCTGATTCTTGGTGGGATAGTGGGGCTGGAGCCGCGGCCAGATGTCCGGGTATTTCTCCCGCCATTGCTCCTGGATGGCCTCGTAGTGGGCCATGAACTCTTCGGCCCGGGCCAGGTACTCGGTCTTCAGCTCTTCCAACCGCTCCACCACCCGGGCCAGGTTCCGCTTGGGGATGGCGCGGACGTACTCCACCACAAAGGGGTAGGAATTGTCGTTAAGGTAATTCCGGGCCCGGCTGGTAAGCTGGGAGAAGAGTTGCCGCCATTCCTGGGGGTAGAGTTTTTTATTACCCAGGTAGAAAATCTCCGGGACCTCGCCGTCTTTGAGCCCCAGGTCCTCGGCGCTCAGTTTGGCCTGCCCCGGCCAGGAGCGCACCGCCAGCTGAATGGCCACCATTTCTTCAAAACCGTTACCGTTGCTTTTCATCATCTTCCCTCCTCTGAAAAAAGATAAAGGCCGGTCAATGCCGGCCTTATCAAGGGGGCCATCGCTCCCTCATCCCAAGTCAGGGCGCCGCCGCCCCGGGTTAGGTGAAAGAGTGCGGGTTTTACTTAAAAAGGGCTACTTTAGAATTTGCGCTACGCCTCCTATATGGAACCTTCCATGCATCAAGGGTGAGGCTCGGCCTGCGACGGGACAGAGGCCTGGTGCGCATCGTGCCGCCTCTTTAGAACCACTAATGTAGCGGGGTCATGATCGAGTAAAACTAAGGCGCTGCTGACCGCCCGGCTTGGCAACATATCCCCGCTTTCATATTTCTGGAAGGCACGGGGGCCACCGCCGATCAGCAACCCGGCACCCTCCTGGGAAAGACGAAGTTTCTTACGGATGCGCCGAATTTCCTCCGGCCCGAGCAGACCCTCGCTACGGGCCTTAAGCCGATTCAATATCCGGTCGGATACCCTCATATCCTTGCCGGTGTGAATGCTCTCCTCGCACTCGTCGCAATACCAGCCGGGCATTCCGAAAGTGATCGACTCTTCCTTATAGGTTAACGTCATGGGGCGCACGCCACGCTGCATCGGCGCACCCGTTTTCGGACAAACGGGATTAGTGGTCATCGTCTTTCTCCTTGAACGAGAGCAACAAAAACTTGGTTAAAACATCGGCGGTAAACTTGATATAAAGGACTCCAACCGCCGAGGGAACGTGATATACATCCTGCCAAAGCCGGTAGTCGGCATAGGCCGTCATGGACTTATAAAAATGCTCTCGTTGCATGGTCTGGATCGTTTCAACGATCTCTGTGCGCCCAAATCCCAGAGCAGCGGCGCTTCTTAGCGCGGTGCCGGTAACCGCCAACTTCTCCACGCTGCTAAACGCAGCCTTAAATGCCTTCAGGTCGTAGGTAGGTTGGCGCTTCTCGGTCATAATTTACACCCACATATTACACCTTTAAGGTGTAATGTCAAGTCGCTTTTTGAAGGATTCATCAAAACAGGAAGGCGATCATGAGTCCTATCCAGAGCGCCGCCGCCCCGGGCAGATGAAAGAAGAGGGTTTTACTTAAAGAGGGCTCCTTCGATTTCATCGACCCGCCCCGGATCCACGTCATCCACCCCTTGAAAGACATAAACCGGGTTACCCTCGAATTCCCTGATGCGCTCGTCGTCTCCGCCTTCGGTATCGAAATCCAACACCATGACCTCGACACCCTCCTGGTCGGCCATAATATGCTGAATCAAACCGCCTTCCATGGTGATGACTACTCGTGCCATTGCCTTACCTCCTTACCCGCACCACGGGTTGTGAATCAAGTTATCCATCTCCGGTATGGGGGACCCCAGGACCAGGAGAACCTTTTGAATTTCCGGCGTCCACCACCAGGAGGAGGCCTTGCCGTCTTCCGTGAAGACCAGGGTGTGCTCTTCCAAAACCTGCCCATTATCTTGCTTTGACCTTGCCATCTCTTTTGACCTCCGTTTGATAGAATTCCTGCTTCCTGGTGGAAGAAGTTTCCGCCCCCAGGGCGTCTTTTAAGAACTGCATCTCCTTGAAGCACGCCTGGCCTTTAAAACCCTTGCCCTCCAGGTCGACCTGGCCGTCTTCCCAAAATTCCAGAATGATCTCTGCGCTCATGGTTCACCTCCTGAGAACCAGCCGGATGCGGCCGTCATTCAGTTTCTTTTCGCTGACCCGGTACCCCTTCTTCTTGGCCTCGGCCCGGGCCTTCTCCACCCCGTAGGCCTGCTTTAGTTTCCCCATCCAGGCGTCGTCATATTTGTTATAGTTTTGGTCATACTCCGAGATCCAGACCCGGTACTTGCCGTCCACCTGCCGCTCGAACCCCAGGTCGTTGGCCGCCCGGCCCACGTGCTGCTGCCGGATGATGATGTGGGCTTTTTGCGCCCGCGCATCTCCCTGGTAGCCATAAAGAGGTTGGGCTTCCTGGTGGATCTCTACTTTGCCCTTGAAACCCAAACGATTCAGGGCGGCCACCAGGGCCGCCCCGTCATTGATCTCTATTTGCACCTCACTGTAATGGCTCATGATCGCTCCCCTAGTTTTCAACCGTCTTGCTGTTAAACCCGCCCAAGAGCTTGATCTCATTCATGAACCCCACCTCCAGGAGTTGAGCGAGGCACGCGCCCAGGTCCCCCCGAAAAAGGGCTTCAGCCCGTCTGATAATGATTTTCCATTGCCAGAGAGGGAGACTTATTTCGGCGTTAACAGTGGCAGGTTTTAGAGTTTCCTCATTGACGTTCACCAGCATCATAGCTCCACCCTCCTTGGCCCCCGGGCCTCTTCCGGGACTGCCCTGCTGGCTGGAATAGTCCGAAATTTCGCCCATTCCCGGAGCGCGTCCATCTGGGCTTTCTGGGACTTCGAAATAGGAATCACGAAACTAGCCGCTCCCTCCAGATGGAAACCGTTATATGCTGCTTCAATGGCCACCTGCCGGATCTCTGCGCCGCTGTAATCCTTCAGATCGGGGTATTCAATATCTGTGGGGACAACCTGAAATTGCTTTAGATAGATGTTAAGTATTTGCGCCTGTTCCCCGGGCCCCGGATTGTCCACGAAAAAGATAGCGTCCCACCGGCCCATCCGGGTGTACTCCGGGGGAAGTTTCGCATAGTCGTTGCAAGTGGCGATGACGAAGACCTCGCTGGCGTGATCATTCAACCAGGTTAAGAAAGTGCCGCCTACCCGTTGCGTGGTGCCGCCATCCGTGGCAGAGCCGCCTACCCCGGCCAGACCTTTTTCGATTTCGTCGATGAAGAGCACACAAGGCGCCATGGCATCCACCACTTTGAGCGCCTCCCGCATCTTGGCTTCGCTTTCCCCCACCAAAGACCCGAAGACCCGGCCCATGTCGAGCGATAACACCGGCCAGCCCACCTCATTCCCCAGAGCCTTGGCGAAGTGGCTCTTGCCGGTGCCGGGCACACCCAAGAGCAAAATGCCCCGGAAAGGCAGCCCGGGCTTCCGGTTCTGGAACCGGTTCAAGGTCCACTCCTTCAGGTTCTCCAGGCCGCCCAGGGAGGCAAAGGTCTCGGTGAACTGTGAGAACTGCAAGGCCGCGGATTTTTCCACCATCTGGGCCTTCAGGGTACAGATGGTATGGGGGTCGATTTTCTTCTGCCGCACCAGGGCCAGGGCCAGGGCGTTTTCGGCTTCCTCCCAGGTGAGCCCTTGGGCCGCGTCCAGGACTGCCCCTTCATCTTCTGGCTCGATCCCGGTGCTCTCAACCAAGCCTCCCAGGATGGTATTCAACTCATCCCGGGTAGGCAGAGGAAAGTCCAGCACCACCACCTCCCGCTCCAGTTCCAGGGGGAGCCTGGCCTCCGCGGAGACAATAACCAGGGTGATACCCTTGGTCTTGCACATCGGCAGGTTGTTCTGGAGGGCTTGGATCACCGGCGGCTCGTTCAGCCAGAAGTGATAGTTCCTCAAGAACCAAACCGCTTTCTCTTTGCCCCGGGCCGCGACATTGGGGAGATCAAAAGGGTCGGCCTCTTCCCACTCGGCCCCATTGCCCAACTCCCGGAAGCCTCTAACCACGTCCCATTGAAAGGGGGTGCGGCCATTGGCCTCATGGAGAGCAGCATTGATGAACCTTTCCGGCTCGTGCGTTCGCACCAGCAAGGCCGGGTACCCGGCCTTCAGATAGTCTTGAATCATGTTTCACCTCCAGGGAAAATAAAAAGCCGCCAGCAGGCGGCTCAAGTTAAGGTCCCGAGAAAAATTAACCAGTTAAACTCAAGTCTTTAGTTGCACCAATCGTTTAGATCTCCATGGATGGAAGATTCCGAAATGTGAATCGCTATCTTTGGTTTCCATCCAATCTACCACTCAAGCTATTAAATGAACCTCTTGGCTGATTTTTGGGTATGAAAACCTTCATTATCTCTGGGTGTTACAGACCCAGATGGGATATTCCCCAATTCCGGCGCTGATCACGAATTCCCATTTATAGGGTCGAAGTTATTAATTGTCGACCTCCCTTTCCTCCGCTTGCGGCGCTGAGAAAGCAATATTTCCAGATCATTGAGAATCTCCGGCATCTCCAGGGCCGCAGAGAATTCTCGCACCCAGCGCTTTACCCGCCGCAGGTTCAGCTTAGAGTGGGCTGCCAAAATTGCCTCGATATCTTCCAGGTCCCGGGCGCGGTGCGCCACCGCCTTCATAATAATCAAGTCCTCCGGAGTCGGCAGAGGGATTAGGATACCACCTATCTCCACCCAGAACGCCCGGGCCACGGCCTCTTTTTCGAACGGCAGGGATCCAAAGACAATATCGGCATCAATTCCGCTTTCCTCGTGACGCACCAAAAGGACCCGGGTCTCCTGGGCGAAGGCCAAAACATCGGCCCGACGGGGGACAAACCCATACCGGGCTCCCAAGTCCAGAAATTCGGCCCAGTGTCTTTCATCTAAAAGCACCACCACGTCCACGTCCCGGGTCAGCCTGGGGCGACCCAAAAGCGACGCGGCTACACCACCAATCAGCACCACCGCAACTTTTCGGGCCTTGAGCCAGGCCAGCAGATCGCGCAAAGCTGCCAGCAAGGGCGCCAGGTCCGACGCTTCAGACATGATTGCCCCTCCTTAGCCGAGCCCACTGGTCCCTGCCCTGGGACTCTTCTCCGGCTCGGGTCTCGGTCCAGCCGAGCTTCTCCGCTGAAGTCAAAAGCGCAGCTAACTGGCGAAATTTGTGGGCCACTTCCGTGGCGGCCAACTCTTGACTTTCTGCGGCATTGACGGCCTCCCATCTTTTCTTAAAAGCCCGGGCCTCTTCCCTGGTCAGGCGGCCAGCCGGGCCCTTGCCCAGAGCAGACTCCATTTCCAGGAGCCGCTTCAGGAGAAAGGGTTGAGGCCGGCGGCGGTCATTTTCCCATTGATTTACGGTGCTAAAGGTAACCCCCACCTTGTGGGCGAACTGTTCCTGAGTCAGCCCCAGCCGCGTCCGCAAGCGTCTGACTAATACCGGAATACTGATAGGATCCATCATCAAATCATGCCTTGAATATTTTAAATAATATATTATACGAAATAGCCAAGTTGTTTTCAGAAAATTTGTAATCAAAGGGTCCGCCTCTTCCCACTTAGCCCCAGTGCCCAGTTCCCGGAAACCCCTGACCACATCCCATTGATAAGGGGTCCGGCCATTGGCCTCCTTGAGGGCAGCATTGATGAACCGCTCCGGCTCGTGGGTGCGCACCAGCAAGGCCGGGTACCCGGCTGTCAGGCAGTCTTGAATCATATTCCGCCTCCTTTGAAATAAAAAAGCCGCCCACAGGTGGCTTAGGATTAGGGATGGAAGATAATTAGTCAGTTAAAATTAAGTGGTTTGTTTAAGCAACCGCTCGATCTCCGAGACAAAGGTCTGGCCTTCCTCCAGGGTTAAAACGGCGGTGGATTCAACAACTTCCCCAAAGAGGCCGTAATCTGCGGCCTCACGGACTCGCCGGGCGTTGAGGAACATCCGGTGAAATTTGGGGTCCATTCGCCTGGTCTTGGCGAAGTGGCGGCCCAACATGGAGGCCACCGCAGAGTGCTTCACCACCTCAATGCCATAGGCCCTAAGAAGAGCTTGGGCTGCATAAAACATGGCATAATACGCTTTACCCGCGGCATCGGGTAAGTCTCCCCCGGCCTGGAGCTTCCAGGCTACCTCCAACGCATGGTGTGCCTTGGCCAGGTAGGCCTCCACCTCCGGGAGGAGCTTCATAGGGCAATCCCTTCTTCGGCCACTTTCCGGTAAAATGAGAAGCCCTTCTCCCTATAAGCTGCGAAGCTGCCAGCATCAAAGACCTTAAGGGAAATAAGCGGGGTAAAATCGTGATCCCACATGACCTGATAGGCAGCCTCCTGGAGGGACTCCTCCAACTCCGGGGTGCAGTCCAGGACAATAGCCGCCACGTCCAGGTCCGACTCGGGGTCGGCCTTCCCCCAAACGCGGGAGCCATAAACGATCACGGTCTGAAGCCGGTCTCCCGCCACTTCTGCCAGTCGAAGCTTTAATAAATGGACAATATCCGGATCGAACAACATGTTTGAGCCTTTTTCCATTATTTGGAATTTCGCCAAAAACCGCAGAATTTCTACTTCGCCCCCTGTTTCCAACGGTCTCCTATGCCACCTCAGCAATCTCCCGGTAATGGCATGCCAAACCAGATCACCTCAAATTCTTAACAAATTATTATTAAGGAAATCTGTAAAATTATCCAAGTCTCGCTGAATGCTTTCCCAATCTTGAATGATTTTCTGTCTAAGCTGGGTCAGACGGTCAGCCGAGAGTTCATATTCATAGGCATGCCTAAATACATGCCGAAATCCTCTGAGCTCGTTCAAGATGGCATAACTCCGAGAGGTCAGGAGTGCCGGCCGAATTTGAGGAATCTCCCACTGCATTCTTTTCAGAAGCTCCCGGTGATAGCGCGAGGGATCTTCTATCTGATTCTCAAAAGTTTGAGCAACTTCCCGAAAGACATCCTCCAGGGCACAGTAAAGATTATGAAGCAAATAACCCAGGTGACTAATCTTCTCCCGGCTGTCAGGCTCAGTTACTTGAATATCCTTCAAAATCCTATGAATTAGATCTTTCTGGTTACCTAAAAACCCTAAGAGGATGGCCATAGGTTCTTTTTTCATAGGATTTTCAAGCTCCTTTCCTGGATTTCCTGCTTAAACCGGCACGATTCCAATTCGATGAGATCAACGTTTCTGTCAAGGAGGTCTTCTAACTGGACAAGGGTCTCAAAGTAGTCTTCCTCCAGCCCCTCCACGGCGATATCAAGATCCGAGAAGGGATAGTATTTCCCCTCCTGGAGGACGGAGCCGGTCAAATAAACTTTACTGACCCGCTTCCCGCGGAAATACTTTTTTAAGGCCTCGATGGCGTCGGCAAGTATCTGTTGCCGCAGAACTTCCCTTTGCCGGTATTTTTCCAGCAGGGCGGCTTCCCAGAGAAATAGGTCTGTAGATGGAGTCATCTTGATTCTCTTACCCAGGTATTAGCCTGATTTGGTGCTGGTCTATATCCTTGCAAAAAGTTGCCTAGCCAATTCAGCTGCCTCCTCAGCAAAGTCCAGGGCTTGGCTGGCTGAGACCTGGTCAAACAATTCCCAGGGGGTACGCCCGCCCGCCTCATCACCATAATCGCTTTGCACATGGATGTCTGGCCCTAAAAGTTCGGCACATTCTGCCAAGAGTGTCACTTGAGCTGAAATTTCCCCAGGGAATTCCCCTGCTGCCAATGCTTCCCGCAAGAGCAGGGCAGGATTGTGAGTCCGCCCCACCGGACCCAGCAGAGTCAAAACCGCTTTGGCAGCGTTTTCCACAGCTAATTGGCTATTATCCACGCAAGCACGCCACCGCCCCAGGTCAAAGTCTTGGCGTGCTTCTTCCAGAAATCCCAGAACCAAGCGCAAGCGGTATGATGCCTCCTCAGGAGCAGCCATCAATTCTCCCGCCATTTAAGGACCCAGGGTTGCTGAGGTTTTTGCCGCCATTTCCATACCTCCCCACCCGGAGATTTCTTGCGGTAGAGACCCATCTCCTCCATCAGGCGCCGCAGGGCCGCCAGCCGTTTGGCAGCATAACCTTGCGGGTCAAAAAGAATCCGTCCATCCTGGGCGATGTCCAAATAAAGGGAAGAGATATTGGCTTCAAATTCTGGCGGAGTTTTAGCTAATATTGAAACAGCGCCGCGATAAGCCGCAGGAAGGAAACGCTTTAAGAGAATATGTCTCTCCCAGTTATGGGGGGGCAAATCAGTGGCGATAATGAACAGATCCCAATCACTGCCCCGGCGAGCCTCGTCTCTGGCCCGAGACCCATAAAGGACCAAGGACACCAGGCGTTCTCCCAGTCCTTCCTTGAGGGCCGCCACTATTTGAGACAGGATACCTTTTTGGCCTTCCATGGTAGGTATTTCCTTATCAATTATCAATTTAACCTCCAGGTCCTTGCCTCAACATGCTGGTTCTGCCCCTAAGTAACCCTCTCTCCGGTATCAGGAATGCACATGTGCTCTACAACCCTGCCTTCGACAAGCCAGTGTACCAGAAACTCCTCAAAAAGAGGTGGAGAACAATCCGGCATTAGAGCAATTTCTTCAATTTGGCCTCAGTTATGCCCATTTGTTTGAGAATGGCGTTTAAGGTCCCCTTGGGAATGAAACCCCT
The sequence above is a segment of the Desulfomonile tiedjei genome. Coding sequences within it:
- a CDS encoding nucleotidyltransferase is translated as MSEASDLAPLLAALRDLLAWLKARKVAVVLIGGVAASLLGRPRLTRDVDVVVLLDERHWAEFLDLGARYGFVPRRADVLAFAQETRVLLVRHEESGIDADIVFGSLPFEKEAVARAFWVEIGGILIPLPTPEDLIIMKAVAHRARDLEDIEAILAAHSKLNLRRVKRWVREFSAALEMPEILNDLEILLSQRRKRRKGRSTINNFDPINGNS
- a CDS encoding helix-turn-helix transcriptional regulator encodes the protein MMDPISIPVLVRRLRTRLGLTQEQFAHKVGVTFSTVNQWENDRRRPQPFLLKRLLEMESALGKGPAGRLTREEARAFKKRWEAVNAAESQELAATEVAHKFRQLAALLTSAEKLGWTETRAGEESQGRDQWARLRRGNHV
- a CDS encoding DUF2997 domain-containing protein; the protein is MSAEIILEFWEDGQVDLEGKGFKGQACFKEMQFLKDALGAETSSTRKQEFYQTEVKRDGKVKAR
- a CDS encoding nucleotidyltransferase domain-containing protein; this translates as MIIDKEIPTMEGQKGILSQIVAALKEGLGERLVSLVLYGSRARDEARRGSDWDLFIIATDLPPHNWERHILLKRFLPAAYRGAVSILAKTPPEFEANISSLYLDIAQDGRILFDPQGYAAKRLAALRRLMEEMGLYRKKSPGGEVWKWRQKPQQPWVLKWREN
- a CDS encoding HEPN domain-containing protein, coding for MAAPEEASYRLRLVLGFLEEARQDFDLGRWRACVDNSQLAVENAAKAVLTLLGPVGRTHNPALLLREALAAGEFPGEISAQVTLLAECAELLGPDIHVQSDYGDEAGGRTPWELFDQVSASQALDFAEEAAELARQLFARI
- a CDS encoding DUF1257 domain-containing protein, which encodes MSHYSEVQIEINDGAALVAALNRLGFKGKVEIHQEAQPLYGYQGDARAQKAHIIIRQQHVGRAANDLGFERQVDGKYRVWISEYDQNYNKYDDAWMGKLKQAYGVEKARAEAKKKGYRVSEKKLNDGRIRLVLRR
- a CDS encoding nucleotidyltransferase domain-containing protein, with amino-acid sequence MEKGSNMLFDPDIVHLLKLRLAEVAGDRLQTVIVYGSRVWGKADPESDLDVAAIVLDCTPELEESLQEAAYQVMWDHDFTPLISLKVFDAGSFAAYREKGFSFYRKVAEEGIAL
- a CDS encoding nucleotidyltransferase domain-containing protein, which encodes MTPSTDLFLWEAALLEKYRQREVLRQQILADAIEALKKYFRGKRVSKVYLTGSVLQEGKYYPFSDLDIAVEGLEEDYFETLVQLEDLLDRNVDLIELESCRFKQEIQERSLKIL
- a CDS encoding AAA family ATPase, whose amino-acid sequence is MIQDYLKAGYPALLVRTHEPERFINAALHEANGRTPFQWDVVRGFRELGNGAEWEEADPFDLPNVAARGKEKAVWFLRNYHFWLNEPPVIQALQNNLPMCKTKGITLVIVSAEARLPLELEREVVVLDFPLPTRDELNTILGGLVESTGIEPEDEGAVLDAAQGLTWEEAENALALALVRQKKIDPHTICTLKAQMVEKSAALQFSQFTETFASLGGLENLKEWTLNRFQNRKPGLPFRGILLLGVPGTGKSHFAKALGNEVGWPVLSLDMGRVFGSLVGESEAKMREALKVVDAMAPCVLFIDEIEKGLAGVGGSATDGGTTQRVGGTFLTWLNDHASEVFVIATCNDYAKLPPEYTRMGRWDAIFFVDNPGPGEQAQILNIYLKQFQVVPTDIEYPDLKDYSGAEIRQVAIEAAYNGFHLEGAASFVIPISKSQKAQMDALREWAKFRTIPASRAVPEEARGPRRVEL
- a CDS encoding type II toxin-antitoxin system MqsR family toxin translates to MTEKRQPTYDLKAFKAAFSSVEKLAVTGTALRSAAALGFGRTEIVETIQTMQREHFYKSMTAYADYRLWQDVYHVPSAVGVLYIKFTADVLTKFLLLSFKEKDDDH
- a CDS encoding type II toxin-antitoxin system MqsA family antitoxin, producing the protein MTTNPVCPKTGAPMQRGVRPMTLTYKEESITFGMPGWYCDECEESIHTGKDMRVSDRILNRLKARSEGLLGPEEIRRIRKKLRLSQEGAGLLIGGGPRAFQKYESGDMLPSRAVSSALVLLDHDPATLVVLKRRHDAHQASVPSQAEPHP
- a CDS encoding HEPN domain-containing protein, translating into MKLLPEVEAYLAKAHHALEVAWKLQAGGDLPDAAGKAYYAMFYAAQALLRAYGIEVVKHSAVASMLGRHFAKTRRMDPKFHRMFLNARRVREAADYGLFGEVVESTAVLTLEEGQTFVSEIERLLKQTT